The following proteins come from a genomic window of Shewanella halifaxensis HAW-EB4:
- a CDS encoding YhdP family protein — protein sequence MPLETCAPKKRSFNLTRFCWQFLAIILVLFALMVSLFRGLLPQLDQVRMELIAFVEAEYQVEVEVGQLAAEWQAYGPALTVKNFVLPAQDNLPVTLLFNQVHIKFDFWQSLMTASPQIEDVIFDGANIALDLDRLKALEPRESTTKMQTDWIYKLLLEQLDRFSITDARFQLLSKEHDYRPIFIKDMKWRNTSGRHRAEGKVVLDEDASEVEQLALSVDIKGNGDRPESLVGQFYLAARSLDIGEWAARQPNPYDTTQSLPLEGVVNLQAWAGFSNRSIDGVTVEFQPSWLEWFLNDESQKFTINSGTAVWQPKPQGWSLTSYGLDFSTNESSWPALSLLAEKTEQGVDASLNQLALNMLLPLLPLIPGVELDSLNTWQALKPAGNVKNIRAHWDDLLKLPQVSLELDKITWLAYGGIPGVAPIDAKVKMIDDSLSFALPKQNYRLDFNGGFEAPVNFNGDAFSGDFNVSDLALSLPKVHFSNTDLDIDAGLRLEFADAVHMALLANIDINDVANIHRYFPLKGMSSALVSYLTEALKAGKTDDAVVVWHGAFSDYPYAQHDGIFQAGFTLTDATYEFQETWPAVDKLNLSALFENDSMDLWVNRGQLLDVKADGAYIGIPALGERSLLSVKADLATTAEAANEVIQKSPLVDSVGATLDVVQIAGDITGQIDLSIPLYDGESEVIKGTVNFNDTPVYITQPGIQLEKVTGQVQFVNDVVTGTNLSALMYKQPLQLSFNTESMNQNYGVDVELAGQWQLANLPQELHNPLSDYYAGQVDWTGDLMLIFDPLGYRVQARVETDLVDAALNLPAPFFKPKGQAKHLVAELIGDNKQASLGIKLDKQMEFWGGFGADSGNALEHYDLLLGRLFKPGDKLRKNQGHLQIDIDKTELSPWLPIVQAFVSQGDVTTAQADEPVTTKATFFPALVSIDADFNELNLMGQPLEDIHFSAAPTEHAWRFDVKSQQFDGRLDFYPDWVDQGLKIVASKFYMAPESRTEENTHYKSDTIMANLPPLAIDVDDFSLYGKSLGHLVLQGTPKGTSYEIQTVSLTTPNVQLKGRGDWDMSQGKNLTSFQLTLDATKFDYLSEQLGIDPGLKNAPTAVTADISWTGAPYAFSLETLNGDVSFELGKGHLSEVSDKGARIFSLFSLDSLLRKLSLDFSDVFGKGLYFDSFNGTLKLDNGVVKTTDTEMKAVAGDMRVRGYTDLMTESLNYDIRFVPQLASSVPTVVLLSTGGWTFGLGAFALTKVLEPVIEVISEIRFRLTGTMSEPKLEELERKSKEIEIPESVLPKKVTGPETLQVPMGPQVMGQTAPDMSVQAEPNEANIEPDKGAQTSGVELKAVTPPNTDFVDSSKEPAKLTLIEGKPSEQAPSEAQVESSPKPLLDGNKEGELDASQPTAMSKQPQRIGQPSVYRIAA from the coding sequence GTGCCGCTTGAGACCTGTGCGCCTAAAAAGCGCTCTTTTAATTTGACGCGTTTTTGTTGGCAATTTCTGGCCATCATTTTAGTGTTATTTGCATTGATGGTAAGCCTCTTCAGAGGCTTATTGCCACAGCTAGATCAGGTTCGTATGGAGCTGATCGCTTTTGTCGAAGCCGAATATCAAGTCGAGGTCGAAGTCGGCCAGCTTGCGGCTGAGTGGCAGGCCTATGGGCCTGCATTAACCGTTAAAAACTTTGTCTTACCCGCACAGGATAACCTCCCCGTTACTCTGCTATTCAATCAAGTTCATATAAAGTTCGATTTTTGGCAGTCTTTAATGACCGCATCGCCACAGATTGAAGATGTGATTTTTGACGGGGCTAACATCGCCTTAGATCTGGATCGCTTAAAGGCGCTCGAGCCTCGCGAGTCGACCACAAAAATGCAGACGGATTGGATCTATAAGTTGTTATTAGAGCAGCTGGATCGCTTTTCAATTACCGATGCGAGATTTCAGTTACTTAGCAAAGAGCATGACTATCGCCCCATCTTTATTAAGGATATGAAGTGGCGTAATACTAGTGGTCGACATAGAGCTGAAGGCAAGGTGGTGCTCGATGAAGATGCCTCTGAGGTTGAGCAGTTAGCATTAAGTGTCGATATTAAAGGTAATGGTGATCGGCCTGAATCACTCGTAGGTCAGTTCTATTTAGCCGCTCGCTCACTCGATATTGGTGAATGGGCAGCGAGACAGCCTAATCCATATGACACCACACAGAGTCTGCCACTGGAAGGCGTTGTCAATCTCCAGGCTTGGGCTGGATTTTCAAATAGAAGTATTGATGGTGTCACGGTCGAGTTTCAGCCTAGCTGGTTAGAGTGGTTTCTCAATGATGAGTCGCAAAAATTTACCATTAACTCTGGCACTGCAGTATGGCAGCCGAAACCGCAAGGTTGGTCATTAACCAGTTACGGGCTGGATTTTTCAACCAATGAGTCATCATGGCCAGCATTATCGTTGCTCGCTGAAAAGACCGAACAAGGTGTTGATGCTAGCTTAAATCAGTTAGCACTGAATATGTTGTTGCCTCTGCTGCCGCTAATCCCAGGGGTAGAGCTCGATAGCCTAAATACTTGGCAGGCATTAAAGCCTGCCGGTAACGTCAAAAATATTCGCGCGCATTGGGATGATCTGCTTAAGCTGCCCCAAGTTTCGCTTGAACTGGATAAAATTACTTGGCTTGCTTATGGGGGTATTCCAGGTGTCGCCCCTATTGACGCTAAAGTGAAGATGATTGATGACTCGCTAAGTTTTGCACTGCCAAAGCAAAATTATCGCCTCGACTTTAATGGTGGTTTTGAAGCGCCAGTCAATTTTAATGGTGATGCCTTTAGTGGTGATTTTAACGTTTCAGATTTAGCCTTATCTTTACCCAAGGTGCACTTTAGTAATACCGACTTAGATATTGATGCGGGTCTGCGTTTAGAGTTTGCCGATGCAGTGCATATGGCGCTACTGGCCAATATTGATATCAATGATGTTGCCAACATTCACCGCTATTTTCCGCTTAAAGGCATGAGTAGTGCGCTGGTTAGTTATCTTACCGAGGCGCTCAAGGCGGGTAAAACCGACGATGCGGTTGTGGTGTGGCACGGTGCATTTAGTGATTACCCCTATGCCCAGCACGATGGTATTTTTCAGGCAGGCTTTACCTTAACTGATGCGACTTATGAGTTTCAGGAAACTTGGCCTGCGGTTGATAAACTGAATCTATCGGCGTTATTTGAAAATGACTCCATGGATCTTTGGGTTAACCGTGGTCAGCTACTCGATGTTAAGGCCGACGGCGCCTATATCGGTATTCCAGCCTTAGGTGAAAGGAGTTTGCTGAGTGTTAAGGCCGATCTCGCCACCACAGCGGAAGCCGCCAATGAGGTGATCCAAAAGTCGCCGCTGGTAGACTCAGTTGGTGCCACGCTCGATGTGGTACAAATTGCTGGTGATATCACTGGCCAGATAGATTTATCTATCCCGCTTTATGACGGTGAGTCAGAGGTGATTAAAGGCACGGTAAACTTTAATGACACCCCTGTGTACATTACACAGCCGGGTATCCAGCTAGAGAAAGTCACAGGACAGGTGCAGTTTGTTAATGATGTGGTTACAGGGACAAACCTCAGTGCCCTCATGTATAAACAGCCGCTACAACTTAGTTTTAATACCGAAAGCATGAATCAGAATTATGGTGTTGATGTCGAACTTGCAGGGCAATGGCAGTTAGCCAACTTGCCACAAGAGTTACATAATCCGCTGAGTGATTATTATGCGGGGCAAGTCGATTGGACCGGCGATTTGATGCTGATTTTCGATCCTTTGGGTTACCGAGTTCAGGCGCGAGTCGAAACCGATCTTGTCGACGCTGCGCTGAATTTACCTGCACCATTTTTCAAGCCAAAGGGCCAAGCTAAGCATCTGGTTGCCGAGTTAATTGGTGATAATAAGCAAGCATCACTTGGCATTAAGCTGGATAAGCAGATGGAATTTTGGGGTGGTTTTGGGGCTGACTCGGGTAATGCGCTAGAGCATTACGACCTGTTACTTGGGCGGTTATTCAAACCCGGCGATAAATTACGTAAGAACCAAGGTCACTTGCAGATAGATATAGATAAGACTGAGTTGTCACCTTGGTTGCCGATAGTGCAAGCCTTTGTCAGTCAAGGTGATGTGACAACAGCTCAGGCAGATGAGCCTGTAACAACGAAAGCAACTTTCTTCCCTGCTTTAGTATCAATCGATGCCGATTTTAATGAGCTAAATCTAATGGGGCAGCCACTAGAGGATATCCACTTTAGCGCTGCGCCAACAGAGCATGCTTGGCGTTTCGATGTTAAGTCGCAGCAGTTCGACGGTCGTCTCGACTTTTACCCTGACTGGGTCGATCAAGGGCTAAAAATCGTTGCCAGTAAGTTCTATATGGCACCAGAATCTCGTACAGAAGAAAATACTCACTATAAGTCCGATACGATTATGGCTAACTTGCCGCCATTGGCGATCGATGTCGATGACTTCTCATTATATGGCAAGTCTTTAGGTCACTTAGTGCTGCAAGGTACACCTAAAGGGACGTCATATGAGATCCAAACTGTGTCGCTCACCACGCCCAATGTACAGTTAAAAGGCCGTGGTGACTGGGATATGAGCCAAGGTAAAAACCTCACCTCATTCCAACTCACTTTAGATGCCACAAAGTTCGACTATCTGTCAGAGCAACTGGGGATCGACCCCGGACTTAAGAACGCACCGACAGCCGTTACCGCTGATATTTCTTGGACTGGCGCCCCTTATGCGTTCTCACTCGAGACGCTTAATGGCGACGTGAGTTTTGAGTTAGGTAAAGGCCACCTGTCAGAGGTGAGTGACAAAGGCGCGCGGATCTTCTCGCTGTTTAGTTTAGACTCGCTACTGCGCAAGTTGTCATTGGACTTTTCCGATGTCTTCGGTAAAGGCCTTTACTTTGACTCTTTTAATGGAACGTTAAAGCTCGATAATGGCGTGGTGAAAACCACTGATACCGAGATGAAAGCTGTCGCTGGCGATATGCGTGTACGCGGCTATACCGACTTAATGACCGAAAGTCTTAACTATGATATTCGTTTTGTACCGCAGCTGGCCTCTAGCGTGCCGACCGTCGTACTGCTCAGCACTGGCGGTTGGACCTTCGGCTTAGGTGCATTTGCGCTGACCAAGGTACTCGAGCCTGTGATTGAGGTGATCTCTGAGATCCGTTTTAGGCTCACAGGCACCATGTCTGAACCTAAGCTCGAAGAGCTAGAGCGTAAGAGTAAAGAGATTGAGATCCCTGAGTCGGTGCTACCGAAGAAGGTCACCGGACCAGAGACTCTGCAAGTGCCAATGGGGCCACAAGTCATGGGACAAACAGCCCCAGATATGAGTGTTCAAGCCGAGCCTAACGAGGCTAATATTGAACCAGACAAAGGTGCGCAAACATCTGGAGTGGAGCTTAAAGCCGTCACCCCGCCGAATACTGATTTTGTCGATAGTAGCAAGGAGCCCGCAAAGCTGACCCTGATAGAGGGCAAGCCGAGTGAGCAAGCGCCTAGTGAGGCCCAAGTTGAGTCATCACCAAAGCCACTGCTAGATGGGAATAAAGAGGGAGAGTTAGATGCAAGTCAGCCTACTGCAATGTCAAAGCAGCCGCAGCGTATCGGACAACCTAGCGTTTATCGAATCGCAGCTTAG